The following proteins come from a genomic window of Trifolium pratense cultivar HEN17-A07 linkage group LG4, ARS_RC_1.1, whole genome shotgun sequence:
- the LOC123882391 gene encoding probable protein phosphatase 2C 46, producing MLSKLMDFLSACWRRRSSDRKSSDVSGKKEGLLWYKDAGQHLFGDYSMAVVQANNLLEDQSQIESGPLSFLDTGPYGTFVGVYDGHGGPETSRFVCDHLFQHLKRFATEHKSMSVEVIRKAYQATEEGFLGVVTKQWPINPQIAAVGSCCLVGVICGGSLYIANLGDSRAVLGRVVRATGEVLAIQLSPEHNVAIESVRQEMHSLHPDDPKIVVLKHNVWRVKGLIQISRSIGDVYLKKAEFNKEPLYAKFRLRETFKSPILSSEPSISVHELQEHDQFLIFASDGLWEHLSNQDAVDIVQNHPHSGSARKLIKAAMLEAAKKREMRYSDLKKIDRGVRRHFHDDITVVVVFLDSNLVSRASTVRGPPLSLRGAGVPLPSRSLAPMELPGPG from the exons ATGCTATCAAAGTTGATGGACTTTCTAAGCGCCTGTTGGCGGAGAAGATCCTCGGACCGAAAATCATCCGATGTTTCAGGGAAGAAAGAAGGTTTACTTTGGTACAAGGATGCTGGACAGCATCTTTTTGGTGATTATTCTATGGCTGTTGTGCAGGCTAATAACCTGCTTGAAGATCAGAGTCAGATTGAGTCTGGTCCTTTAAGTTTTCTAGATACTGGTCCTTATGGTACTTTTGTTGGTGTTTATGATGGTCATGGTGGACCCGAGACTTCTCGTTTCGTTTGTGATCACCTCTTTCAACATTTGAAAC gATTTGCGACTGAGCATAAGTCTATGTCTGTGGAAGTTATTCGGAAGGCGTACCAAGCCACAGAAGAAGGTTTTCTGGGAGTGGTTACCAAGCAGTGGCCTATTAATCCTCAGATTGCTGCTGTGGGATCTTGTTGTTTGGTCGGTGTGATTTGTGGTGGTTCCCTCTACATTGCGAACCTTGGTGATTCTCGTGCTGTGCTAGGGCGGGTTGTCAGGGCAACTGGCGAGGTCTTGGCAATCCAGCTTTCGCCGGAGCATAATGTGGCCATAGAGTCTGTTAGACAAGAGATGCATTCCTTGCATCCGGATGACCCAAAAATTGTCGTTCTAAAGCACAACGTGTGGCGGGTGAAGGGTCTGATACAG ATTTCCAGATCCATTGGTGATGTATACCTGAAAAAGGCAGAATTTAACAAGGAACCACTGTATGCCAAGTTTCGCCTTCGGGAAACTTTTAAAAGTCCAATTTTGAGCTCTGAGCCATCAATTTCTGTTCATGAACTACAAGAGCATGATCAATTTCTGATATTTGCCTCTGATGGTCTTTGGGAACACCTTAGCAATCAGGATGCTGTTGATATAGTTCAAAATCACCCTCACAGT GGGAGTGCTCGGAAGCTGATCAAAGCGGCTATGCTGGAAGCGGCAAAGAAAAGAGAGATGAGGTACTCTGATCTGAAGAAAATTGACCGTGGTGTCCGCCGTCATTTCCATGATGACATCACAGTTGTCGTTGTATTTCTCGACTCAAATCTTGTCAGTAGAGCAAGCACAGTAAGAGGTCCTCCTTTGTCGCTAAGGGGTGCTGGTGTTCCCCTACCGTCTAGATCTTTGGCACCAATGGAACTTCCAGGTCCTGGCTGA